ATTAATTGAAAGTTCTTCAATATCTTTAGAAATTTTTAATGTTGCATCACCATATACTCCACCTGAAAATCCAAAAAATTTCTTTAAAAAGGAATTTTCTTCTTTTTTTACCTCGATAATCCATGTATCTCCTTTTACGTTTTCAACAATTTCACAATCCGATGGAAGATCATCATACTCAAAAATATTTGTTTCATTTTTTGATGAAACAACATCAAGATCAATACCTACTGCTTTAATAACAATCTTCTTCACTCCATCCCGCGTTAAGATTCCATTCATTCTTTATTCCCCTTTCCTTTTAAGATTTCTTTGGCTTCTTCAGGAGTAAGTTCTCCTTTTTCTATTTTTTCAAGGATTTTCAAGGTATCAACTGTATTCTTTTTCTCATCAAATCCCATAGCCCTTACAACACCTTCAAGCCTTGCTTTTGCTGTTGGATATGATATGCCTATTTCTTTTTGAACATCAGAAAGATTTCCTCTGTTTTTAATAAATATCTTTAAAAAATATAATTGTTCATCTGAAAGTTTTGCAAAATCATCAAGGTGGAAACTACCTTTTATTGTAATATCACATGTTGGACATCTAAATTCAGAAATAACAAGATCACCACCACATACAGGACATCTGGTTAAACGTTTTTTCTTCATCATGTCACCTCCAGGAATTTAAAAATTTTTATTTACATAATAAATAATACCACTTAACTTTAAAAAAGTCAAGTGGTATTATTAAAAAAATAAAAATCCATATTCAAATAATTTTATTATATGATTTTAATTTAAATAATTTCAATATTAACCTTTAATTTTTCTAAGTCCAAAATTTCTTTCATACTTTTTCCATTTACACTTTTTATGAAATCTTCAATTACAGCAACATCATATCCTTTTTTAATTGCAGTTTTAATTGTTGCAAGGACACATACATCACCAGCAAGTCCAAAAATAATAAGTTTTTTAAAGTTATTTTCTCTAAGAAATTTATCCAGTTCTGTTTCATTTTTTGTTTCCATATCCTCGTAAAATGCTGAATAACTATCTGTATTTTCTGTTGTTCCTTTTTTTACGAGGAAATCATAATGTTTTATAAATAATTCATTTCCATATGTTCCTTTTATACAATGAGGTGGCCATTCATTAAATGATTTGTGATTTTCAGGATGATCATCTTTACTTGCAATAATGGTATAACCAATATCTTTTGCTTCCGCTATAAATTCATTAACCTTTTCTATCCATTTTTCATCCGTACCTTCTACAGGCAATTCTTCTGGACATCTAAGAGTAAAACCATTTTGGCAATCAACACATAAAATTGCAGTATCTTTAATATCATAGTTTAAATCTTTCATTTTTTCAACATACATATAAAAAACCTCCTTTTTGTTAATTCATCTTTAATTATACTAAAAAATAGGAAAAATGCAAAAAAGACAAATATAATGAAAAATTTTTCATTATTTGATAAATTTCGAGAATAACCGTTGCTTTGTAAAGTTTTTGAGGTAAAATAAGTATGGTATAATAAGATGGAAAATTACAATCCAATAAGGAGGGATATAAAAATGGCAAAGATGATAAGAAAAAATTATTTGTTGGCACCAGGTCCAACACCAGTTCCAATTGATTTATTATTAGAAGGTGCAAAGGATACAATTCACCACAGAACACCTCAGTATTTAGAAATTCAAAAGGTTGCTTTAGATGGTGCTAAATATATTTTCAGAACTGAAAATCCTGTATTTATTTTATCCTCTTCAGGTACAGGAGCTATGGAAACAGCTGTTGCAAATACCTTAAATCCAGGAGATAAAGCAATAGTTGTTGTAGCAGGTAAATTCGGAGAAAGATGGATGGAAATTGCAAAAGCTTATGGAATAGATCCAATAGTAGTTGACCTTGAATGGGGAGATTATGTAAAACCAGAAACAATAAAAGAATTATTAGAAAAAAATCCTGATGTAAAAGCTGTATTTACAACATTAAGTGAAACATCAACAGGTACAGTTCATCCAATAAAAGAAATTGCTGAAATAGTTAAAGATACAAATGCAATAATGGTTGTAGATGCTATTAGTGGTATGTTAGCTCAACCATTAGAAATGGATGCATGGAATCTTGATATTGTAGTAACAGGTGTTCAAAAAGGATTTATGATGCCTCCAGGTATCGCTTTAATATCAGTTAGCGATAAAGCATGGAAAGTAATCGACGAAAATAAAAATTATCATTATTACTTTGATTTAAAAGCATACAAAAAGAAATATCCAGATTCACCATACACACCACCAGTTAACCTAGTATATCAATTAGCAAAATCAGTTCAAATGATTGAAGAAGAAGGTATTGAAAATGTATGGGAAAGACACAGAATTATGGCTGATGCCACAAGAGCTGCAGTTCAAGCAATGGGATTAGAATTATTTGCTAAAAATCCTGGAAATGTTTTAACTTCAGTAAAAGTTCCTGAAGGTGTTGATGGAGGTAAAATATTAAAATATTTAAGAGATGAAGAAGGAGTAACATTTGCTGGTGGTCAAAATCACTTAAAAGGTAAAATAATAAGAATTGCACATCTTGGTTATATGTCAAAATACGATGTAATTGTTGGAATAAGTGCTCTTGAAATGGCATTAAAGAAATTCGGATTTGATGTTGAATTAGGTGTAGGCGTTAAAGCTGCACAGGAAGTATTCATGAAAGAAGGTGTTTAATATGTGGATTCATATAAATGACCCTCTTGATAGTGAAGCAACAGAAAAACTTAAGGCCGCTTTACCTGAAGCAAAAATAACAATAGAACATTTTGAAAAAGATGAATTAATTGAAAAGGTTAAAGATTTTGATGTTTTGGTTGTAAGAAGTGCAACTAAAGCAACAAAGGAAGTTATCGAAAATGGAACTAATTTAAAATTAATTGCAAGGGCAGGTATGGGGTTAGATAATGTAGACCTTGAAGCAGCAAAAGAAAAAGGAATAAAGGTTATAAATACACCAGGTGCAAATTCATTATCAGTTGCTGAATTAGTTGTTGGATACATGCTTTCAGTATACAGACATTTAGTAACAGGAACAGTTACATTAAGAGAAGGAAAATGGGAAAAGAAAAAATTAAAGGGTTTTGAATTAACAGGAAAAACCCTTGGTATAGTAGGATTTGGAAATATTGGAAAATTAGTAAGAAAATTAGTAACAGGTTTTGATATGGAAGTGCTTGTTTTTGATGTTTTCGAAATTCCAGAAGAAGTTCAAAAAGAATATAATGTAAAACAGGTATCCTTAGAAGAATTAATTAAAAACTCTGATATAATTACATTACATGTACCTTTAACAGAAAAAACAAGACATCTCATTTCAGAAAAAGAATTTGAAATGATGAAGGATAATGTTGTAATTATCAACGCAGCAAGAGGTGGAGTTGTCGATGAAGAAGCATTATTAAAATACCTCGAAAACGGAAAGGTTCTTGGTGCTGGATTGGATGTGTTTGAAACTGAACCTCCAACATCAGAAATACAAATGAAATTATTAAATCACCCAATGGTTGTTGCAACCCCTCATATTGGCGCAACAACAAAAGAAGCGCAAAAAAGAGTAGGGCTTGAATTGGTAGATAAAATTGTTGATATAGTAAAAAATATGTAATTTGTTAAATTATTTTAATAATTTTTGCTATATTTTGAGTTATAATATACTTGTAAAATTTAAAATATGGAGGTGTTAACCGTGAAAGTATTCGTAGATAGAGATGCATGTATCGGTTGTGGTGTTTGTGAAAACCTTTGTCCAGATGTATTCAAAATCAATGACGAAGGTAAAGCAGAAACATTAATGGAAGAAACAGATTTACCATGCGCACAGGACGCAGCTGATTCATGTCCAACACAGGCTATCTCAATTGAAGAATAATATCCTCTTACAGACCAACCTTGGAAAAGGTTGGTCTTTTTTATTCAATTTTATATAAAATTTATTCAATAAATTGCAAAATGCATGTTTTGCGAATTATAGATTTTGATATTTTGAAAAAATGTTGTATAATAAGAATTGAAATTTTGTTAATTACAATCTGGAGGGGGCTAATATGAAAAAAAGCAAAGTAATTGTTGTTACATCTGGAAAAGGAGGAGTAGGAAAAACCACCATATCCGCTAACATAGGCACTTCTCTTGCTTTATTGGGATATGATGTATGTTTAATAGATGCGGATATTGGATTAAAAAATCTTGATCTTGTATTGGGATTGGAAAATAGAATAGTTTACACTATCCTTGATGTTGTAAAAGGCGGAAAATCTCCTCTTGAAGCTGTTGTAAAACACAAACAATTAAAAAAGCTTAACTTACTTGCATCTTCGCAAATAGCTAATAAAGATATGATTTCTCCAGAAGATATGAAAATGATAATAAATGAACTTTCAAAACATTTTGATTATATAATTGTTGACTCACCTGCTGGAATTGAGAGAGGATTTAAAAATGCTGTTGTTGCTGCACAACACGCAATTGTTGTAA
This is a stretch of genomic DNA from Marinitoga piezophila KA3. It encodes these proteins:
- a CDS encoding DUF2089 domain-containing protein, yielding MKKKRLTRCPVCGGDLVISEFRCPTCDITIKGSFHLDDFAKLSDEQLYFLKIFIKNRGNLSDVQKEIGISYPTAKARLEGVVRAMGFDEKKNTVDTLKILEKIEKGELTPEEAKEILKGKGNKE
- a CDS encoding isochorismatase family protein, yielding MYVEKMKDLNYDIKDTAILCVDCQNGFTLRCPEELPVEGTDEKWIEKVNEFIAEAKDIGYTIIASKDDHPENHKSFNEWPPHCIKGTYGNELFIKHYDFLVKKGTTENTDSYSAFYEDMETKNETELDKFLRENNFKKLIIFGLAGDVCVLATIKTAIKKGYDVAVIEDFIKSVNGKSMKEILDLEKLKVNIEII
- a CDS encoding pyridoxal-phosphate-dependent aminotransferase family protein — its product is MAKMIRKNYLLAPGPTPVPIDLLLEGAKDTIHHRTPQYLEIQKVALDGAKYIFRTENPVFILSSSGTGAMETAVANTLNPGDKAIVVVAGKFGERWMEIAKAYGIDPIVVDLEWGDYVKPETIKELLEKNPDVKAVFTTLSETSTGTVHPIKEIAEIVKDTNAIMVVDAISGMLAQPLEMDAWNLDIVVTGVQKGFMMPPGIALISVSDKAWKVIDENKNYHYYFDLKAYKKKYPDSPYTPPVNLVYQLAKSVQMIEEEGIENVWERHRIMADATRAAVQAMGLELFAKNPGNVLTSVKVPEGVDGGKILKYLRDEEGVTFAGGQNHLKGKIIRIAHLGYMSKYDVIVGISALEMALKKFGFDVELGVGVKAAQEVFMKEGV
- a CDS encoding D-2-hydroxyacid dehydrogenase, producing MWIHINDPLDSEATEKLKAALPEAKITIEHFEKDELIEKVKDFDVLVVRSATKATKEVIENGTNLKLIARAGMGLDNVDLEAAKEKGIKVINTPGANSLSVAELVVGYMLSVYRHLVTGTVTLREGKWEKKKLKGFELTGKTLGIVGFGNIGKLVRKLVTGFDMEVLVFDVFEIPEEVQKEYNVKQVSLEELIKNSDIITLHVPLTEKTRHLISEKEFEMMKDNVVIINAARGGVVDEEALLKYLENGKVLGAGLDVFETEPPTSEIQMKLLNHPMVVATPHIGATTKEAQKRVGLELVDKIVDIVKNM
- a CDS encoding ferredoxin, with the protein product MKVFVDRDACIGCGVCENLCPDVFKINDEGKAETLMEETDLPCAQDAADSCPTQAISIEE
- the minD gene encoding septum site-determining protein MinD encodes the protein MKKSKVIVVTSGKGGVGKTTISANIGTSLALLGYDVCLIDADIGLKNLDLVLGLENRIVYTILDVVKGGKSPLEAVVKHKQLKKLNLLASSQIANKDMISPEDMKMIINELSKHFDYIIVDSPAGIERGFKNAVVAAQHAIVVTTPELTAISDADRVIGLLENEKYDEDSISLIVNRVKLHMVNRNEMLSPEDIRSGLAVELLGIVPDSEEIIIATNKGIPVTMEDESKISKIFMNIAKRISGEENPIENDLALLKESSKTGFKGFLQKIFGGR